Within the Thermoanaerobaculia bacterium genome, the region GCGATCCAGCGCAGCTGGGTCATGACGTCGTGCGCGCTCTGCCACCGGTCGTCGGGATCCTTCGCGAGGCAGCCCTGGACGAGCCGGTCGAGGGACGGCGGACTCATCGGAGCGGTGGTCGAGATCGGCGCCGGATCGCGCTCGAGGATCGCGGCGATCAGGCTCGCGCGGCTCCGCCCGGCGAACGCCTTCTGTCCGGTCGCCATCTCGTAGAGGACGCAGCCGAGCGCGAAGATGTCGCTCCGGGCGTCGGTTTCCCTTCCCTCGACCTGCTCGGGAGCCATGTACTGGAAGGTGCCGAGGATGGTGCCGTCTTCGGTGAGCGGGCGGCTGGGAGGGGCCTGCGTCGGAAGCGCGGAAAGATCGGACTCGGGGGCTGCTCCCGTCGCGACGACTTTCGCGAGCCCGAAATCGAGCAGCTTGACGCCGGCTTTCGTCAGCATGATGTTGCCGGGCTTCAGATCCCGGTGAACGATCCCCGCCCGATGCGCCCGATCGAGGGCGCCCGCGATCTCGATCCCGTACCGGAGGACCTGATCGAGCGGCAGCGCGCCTTTGTCGAGGCGGTCGGCGAGCGTCTGGCCCTCGAGCAGCTCCATGACGAGGTATTCGGCGCCGTCGGCGGATCCCACGTCGAAGAGCGCGCAGATGTTCGGATGCGAGAGCTGCGAGATCGCCTTCGCCTCGCGCTCGAACCGCTGCCGGAAGCCGGGGTTCCCGGAGAGCTCGGGAGCGAGGACCTTGACGGCGACGGAGCGGCCGAGCCGCGTGTCGGTTGCCCGGTAGACCTGTCCCATGCCGCCTGAACCCAATAATGCGATGACTTCGTAAGGTCCGAGCCTTACGCCTGCTCCGAGAGTCATGAGGACCTCATGGCCGCGCCATAGCTCGCAAGAGCGAGCGACGGCGGGCCGCCCGCTCCCGGCTGTCGGGTCGGAACGAACGAAGGCGGACCGCAGCGTTCACGGCAGACGCCGGCGGTGAGGCTCACCGCCATCCCGCAAACCTTCTCAGAAGTGCCTCGCCATGGAATTCGTTCGGCGCCCATTTTAAGCGATGGGCGGGAGGCCCGCATTCGGCGACGGTCGATCGAAGCGATCGCGGGTCCTTCGAGGCGGCGAAGGCGAGCCCGATATTTTCGGAATTACTTCTCGGCCGGCCGTGGTTCCTCGAGCCGGCCGCCGCTGTCTCGCGGCAGGAGATGGGTCGTGCCGTCCGGGCAGTGCCAGTTCGTCATCGGCTTCCCGTCCCGGACGGCTTCTTCCCGAAAGTGAAATCCCCGCTCCCGGCATTTGCCGATCGGGCATGCCGCACCCTCGTCGCGAGGTCGTTTTCCCATGTTTCCTCCGATTCGACGCCCCGCTCGGCTCGCGTGTCGCGCTTCGAAGGTTTCGCGCAGTGGCCCGACGGCGTCCGAAGCCAGTGTACGCCCTTCGGCCGGCTTCCTTCGGCCGGAGACGGCGGCTGGCGGCCCGGGATCGCAGGCTCGGCGGCCGAGGCGCCGGAAGAACCTCGCGCCGCCGCGCGGCGACCCTGGTCGAACTTCTGGCGCGGCGATTGCTCCCCCGAGGGCTTGCGCGTCGGAAACGCGCGGAGGTTCTCGATGGTCGCTCGTCTGGCTCTGGGGGTTCTTCTCGTTCTCGCAGTTCCCGTGGCGGCGCCGCGTCACCGCGTTCGCGCCTGCGGCGGCGTGTCCCGGCCGTCCGGCGCGTCTCCCGCGTTCTCCCGTCGGCCGAGCTCGGACGACACGTCCGGCGAGTTCGTCCATGCGATCGTTTACGGAGCTCCGGAGCGCCCGCTCGGGATCGTCCGCGCCTGAGTTTCAGCGAACCGCGCGCGGGAGCGTGCTGAGCAGCTCCTCGAGCCGCGCGGGATTCACCGGCTTCGTCACGTGAATGTCGAATCCCGCCTCGCGGGCGCGGTCGCGGTCCGACGCCTGCCCGTACCCGGTGATCGCGATCAGGCACGTACCGGCGATCTCGGCGTCCGACCGCACCGACCGCGCGAGCGCATAGCCGTCCACCTCGCCGGGAAGGCCGATGTCGCAGAGCACGACGTCCGGGCGGAAGTGGCGGATCGTCTCGAGCCCCGCCGCACCGTCCTCCGCTACCCGGACGTCGTGCCGGAGGTGCTCGAGAAGGAAGCGCATTCCCTCCGCGACCGGTCCGTTGTCCTCGACGACGAGGACTCGGCGCGGGGGTGCCGGGACGGGAGGGCGGCGGGCGCTCGCGCGCGTGTCCGGACTGCGCCGCGGGGCGACCGGCAGGAGAACGGTGAGCTCGGCGCCGCGGCCCAGGCCGCCGCTCGAGGCGGAGACCTCGCCGCCGTGCGCGGTGATGATCCCGCGCACGAGCGCGAGTCCGAGGCCGAGGCCTCCCCGGGTCCGCGCGATGCTGCGGTCCGCCTGGGAGAACGGCTCGAAGACGTGCGGGAGCATCGCGGCGTCGATCCCGATCCCGGTGTCGAGGACGCGCAGCCGCGCGCGTCCTTCCGCCTCGTCCAGCCGGACGCGGATCGATCCCCCGGGATCGGTGAACTTCCGAGCGTTCTGGAGGAGGTTCGTCAGGACCTCCGCCACGCGCACGCGATCCCCCTCGATCCAGATCGGCTCGTCCGGGAGCACGGTCTCGAGCGCGAGCCCGTGCCGGGCGAGCTCTCCGCGGAAATCGGCGGCGACCTCCTCGGTCATCACGGCGAGATCGAACCGGTCCTTCCGGATCTCGATCTTCCCGCGGGAGATCCGCGAAACGTCGAGGAGGTCGTCGACGAGCCGGACCATGTGGCCGAGCTGACGCTCGATCATCGCGAGCGACTCCCGCAGCGTCTCCGGCCCGGCGTCCGGCAGCTGGAGGACGCGCACGGCATTGGCGATCGGGACGAGCGGGTTGCGCAGCTCGTGAGCGAGCATCGCCAGGAACTCGTCCTTCCGGCGATCGGCTTCTTGCAGCTCGTCGACCAGGCGCTCCCGCTCGACCTCGACTTTCTTCCGGTCGGAGATGTCGAGGATCGAGCCCTCGATGACGACCTCTCCGTGCTCGACGACGATCTGATGGCTCTCGAGCGTCCACACCGGACTCCCGTCGCGCCGCCGCCCGAAGCCCTCGATATTGACGAGGGCGCCCCCGGCCGCGCGGAGCCGGTCGACGAAGGCGCGTCGCGCTCCCGGGTTTTCGTGGAGGCTCTCGGCTCCGACGGCGAGCATGTCTTCCGGGGCGTCGTACCCGTAGATCTTCGCGAGCGCGCGATTGCACTCGAGGATGCGTCCGTCGAGCGTCGTGCGCGAGACGCCCGCCAGGTTTCGCGTGAACACGCCCCGGTACTTCTGCTGGCTCTCGCGCAGCGCCTCGAGCGCGTCTTCCGCGCGCCGGCGGGCGTCCAGGGCGCGCTGGCGGGCGTCCTCGGCGCGCTCGCGCGCGCGGCGCACGCTCTCGATCAGGGCGGCGACGAAGGTCGAGATCGCGACGAAGAGGAAGAGCGCGATGACGTTGGCCGTGCCGCGCACGGCGAGACCGACCGGGGGAATGACGAGCATCGCGAAGGGAACGGCCGTGACGATCGCCGCGAGACCGGGGCCGAATCCGCCGTACCAGGTGGCGAAGGCGATCGCGAGGTAGTCCATCGCGAAGACCGAATGATCGGTGAGCAGGGGCCGGACCTTCTCTCGGAGGAGACTGGTGACCGAAACCGCGAGGACGGCGACGAGATAGCCGCTGACGGCGGTGGTCCGGCCGGGCGGAGGAGATCCGGTTCGCTCCATCGGCAGGCATCGGCAGTGTAGCAGGGTGCCGCGCGGGAAGTCTCGGCCCTGGATCGGGTTGCCTGCCCGGAGGGACAGGTGGCGCGGTCGTTGCAAACGTCCGCCGAGGGAGGCCATCGTCAAAATCGACGCCTTCGAGACGAGACACCGGGAGGAGCGGCGCCGCGGCCGGACGGGGGCCGTTCTCCTCCTCTTCATCGCCGCGGCGGCTCCGATGGCCGTGGGCCAGACGACGTCGGACCGCGTTCCCGCGACCCGCACCCAGACGGCCGCCGACCTCGTCAAGGCCGATCTGGAGCAGAACCGGTACCACCTCGGCCCTCTCCGGCTCTTCCCGTTCCTCGAGATCGACGACGCCGGGTACGACAACAACATCTTCGGAACGACCGACCACAAGGTCGGCGACGAGACC harbors:
- a CDS encoding serine/threonine-protein kinase, with the protein product MGQVYRATDTRLGRSVAVKVLAPELSGNPGFRQRFEREAKAISQLSHPNICALFDVGSADGAEYLVMELLEGQTLADRLDKGALPLDQVLRYGIEIAGALDRAHRAGIVHRDLKPGNIMLTKAGVKLLDFGLAKVVATGAAPESDLSALPTQAPPSRPLTEDGTILGTFQYMAPEQVEGRETDARSDIFALGCVLYEMATGQKAFAGRSRASLIAAILERDPAPISTTAPMSPPSLDRLVQGCLAKDPDDRWQSAHDVMTQLRWIA
- a CDS encoding ATP-binding protein, coding for MERTGSPPPGRTTAVSGYLVAVLAVSVTSLLREKVRPLLTDHSVFAMDYLAIAFATWYGGFGPGLAAIVTAVPFAMLVIPPVGLAVRGTANVIALFLFVAISTFVAALIESVRRARERAEDARQRALDARRRAEDALEALRESQQKYRGVFTRNLAGVSRTTLDGRILECNRALAKIYGYDAPEDMLAVGAESLHENPGARRAFVDRLRAAGGALVNIEGFGRRRDGSPVWTLESHQIVVEHGEVVIEGSILDISDRKKVEVERERLVDELQEADRRKDEFLAMLAHELRNPLVPIANAVRVLQLPDAGPETLRESLAMIERQLGHMVRLVDDLLDVSRISRGKIEIRKDRFDLAVMTEEVAADFRGELARHGLALETVLPDEPIWIEGDRVRVAEVLTNLLQNARKFTDPGGSIRVRLDEAEGRARLRVLDTGIGIDAAMLPHVFEPFSQADRSIARTRGGLGLGLALVRGIITAHGGEVSASSGGLGRGAELTVLLPVAPRRSPDTRASARRPPVPAPPRRVLVVEDNGPVAEGMRFLLEHLRHDVRVAEDGAAGLETIRHFRPDVVLCDIGLPGEVDGYALARSVRSDAEIAGTCLIAITGYGQASDRDRAREAGFDIHVTKPVNPARLEELLSTLPRAVR